The Lichenihabitans psoromatis genome contains a region encoding:
- a CDS encoding N-acetylmuramoyl-L-alanine amidase, which translates to MLAMLGLLLMPGPGWTAPDLSEHAPPMAVGYKLERIGATTRLSLDLSSSVTANATVLEAPDRVIIDLPEVNFQIDPLAGHLKPDRDPLIRSFRFGLFAPGRSRIVIDLAGPATVAKLATTSIAGGDPSRMVIELAKVDRGTFHKAVMIDAPPAPPASTATISDQAPDATALPLVVIDPGHGGVDPGASGLDGVVEKNIVFDFSTMLADKLKATGRYRVRLTRTDDSFVSLGDRVRIARDSNAALFVSVHADTLTVNGSVTGATVYTSSDKASDAEAARVADAENQSDQAAGVQAEPEKPDVNDILFDLTRRETRTYSHLFQRTLVGYWQKIARLNKNPERSAGFMVLKAPDVPSVLLELGYLSSDKDVKNLTSTEWRDGATGSIVNAIDSFFAPRHPTSNGTAAIPAAPAGATRTAGHADEARATN; encoded by the coding sequence ATGCTGGCAATGCTTGGTTTGCTCCTCATGCCAGGGCCGGGTTGGACCGCGCCGGACCTTTCCGAGCATGCTCCGCCCATGGCGGTCGGCTACAAGCTCGAGAGGATTGGAGCCACAACGCGCCTCAGCCTCGATCTCTCCTCATCGGTCACGGCCAACGCCACCGTGCTCGAGGCGCCGGATCGCGTCATCATCGATTTGCCCGAGGTCAATTTTCAAATCGATCCGCTCGCCGGACATCTCAAGCCCGATCGTGATCCGCTGATCCGATCGTTCCGCTTTGGCTTATTCGCTCCCGGTCGATCCCGCATCGTCATCGATCTCGCCGGTCCAGCGACCGTGGCCAAGCTCGCCACGACCTCGATTGCGGGCGGCGACCCCTCCCGTATGGTCATCGAACTCGCCAAGGTCGATCGCGGCACGTTCCACAAAGCCGTCATGATCGATGCGCCGCCCGCGCCACCGGCCAGCACGGCGACCATCTCCGACCAGGCGCCGGACGCAACGGCTCTGCCGCTCGTCGTGATCGATCCGGGCCATGGCGGCGTCGATCCCGGTGCCAGCGGCCTCGATGGGGTGGTCGAGAAGAACATCGTCTTCGATTTCAGCACGATGCTGGCCGATAAATTGAAGGCGACCGGCCGCTACCGGGTCCGCTTGACGCGCACTGACGATAGTTTCGTCAGTCTCGGCGATCGAGTGCGGATCGCCCGCGACTCCAATGCGGCCTTATTTGTCTCGGTTCATGCCGACACGCTGACGGTCAACGGCTCCGTCACGGGCGCGACGGTCTATACGTCCTCCGACAAAGCGTCGGACGCCGAGGCGGCGCGCGTGGCGGATGCCGAGAACCAATCGGATCAGGCGGCGGGGGTTCAGGCCGAACCGGAAAAGCCCGACGTCAACGACATTCTTTTCGACCTGACCCGGCGTGAAACCCGAACCTATTCGCATCTTTTCCAGCGAACCCTGGTCGGTTACTGGCAGAAGATCGCGCGCCTCAACAAAAACCCGGAGCGATCGGCGGGCTTCATGGTGTTGAAAGCGCCGGATGTGCCCTCGGTGCTGCTCGAACTCGGCTATCTGTCGAGCGACAAGGATGTGAAAAACCTGACCTCGACGGAATGGCGCGACGGCGCGACAGGATCGATCGTCAACGCCATCGACAGCTTCTTTGCGCCTCGGCATCCCACGAGCAACGGGACGGCGGCGATACCGGCGGCACCGGCCGGAGCAACGCGCACGGCTGGGCATGCCGACGAGGCCCGCGCCACGAATTGA
- a CDS encoding DsbA family protein: MFSDIRPMSLLVFRRPLEVIATAMMLGSAIVAPASAAEFTDAQKAALGPIIRDYLVQNPEVVRDAIAALDKKQKDDEETRRLQAVDTSSSDLFNSPYQATLGNPSGKVTLVEFFDYNCGYCKRALDDTAKLLKSEPELKVVLKDFPVLGPGSVEAAQVAGAVRNQFKGDKFWQYHYKLLSSHGPVGKAQALSVAKDLGADMDQIAKDMDKPEIRAGIQQNMQLADMLSLTGTPSYVVGKDVVVGAVGYDELKGRVDNNLRCGKAECS; the protein is encoded by the coding sequence ATGTTTTCTGACATTCGGCCCATGTCGCTGCTCGTTTTCCGCCGTCCCCTCGAGGTCATCGCCACGGCGATGATGCTCGGCTCCGCTATCGTGGCTCCGGCCTCTGCTGCCGAGTTCACGGATGCCCAAAAGGCGGCGCTCGGCCCGATCATCCGAGACTATCTTGTGCAAAATCCTGAGGTGGTTCGTGATGCGATCGCGGCCTTGGACAAGAAGCAAAAGGACGACGAAGAGACGCGACGCCTGCAGGCGGTCGACACGAGTTCGTCCGACCTCTTCAACTCGCCCTATCAGGCAACGCTTGGCAACCCGAGCGGCAAGGTCACGCTGGTCGAATTTTTCGATTACAATTGTGGCTACTGCAAGCGGGCGCTCGACGACACCGCCAAGTTGCTGAAATCCGAACCCGAATTGAAAGTCGTGCTGAAAGACTTCCCGGTGCTCGGCCCGGGGTCGGTCGAGGCGGCGCAAGTGGCGGGTGCGGTCCGGAACCAATTCAAGGGCGACAAATTCTGGCAGTATCATTACAAGCTGCTGTCGAGTCACGGCCCCGTCGGCAAGGCTCAGGCGCTCTCCGTCGCCAAGGATCTTGGCGCCGATATGGATCAAATCGCCAAGGACATGGACAAGCCCGAGATTCGCGCCGGCATTCAACAGAATATGCAGCTCGCCGATATGTTGAGCCTGACTGGGACACCATCCTATGTGGTCGGCAAGGATGTCGTCGTTGGTGCGGTCGGCTATGACGAACTTAAAGGCCGCGTCGACAACAACCTGCGTTGCGGCAAGGCGGAATGCTCGTGA
- a CDS encoding Rne/Rng family ribonuclease, with protein sequence MANKMIIDAAHPEETRVVVLRGNRVEEFDFEAANKKQLRGNIYLAKVTRVEPSLQAAFIEYGGNRHGFLAFSEIHPDYYQIPVADRQALLDEEARSHEDEEDDTRSPSANNSGNGNGNGGHRRSRRHRRGDRPASAEKRANPNGESISSDAIGSDLVSSDPTMAADGQDETGLERGGLNQAAGSEDPSAADFLAIQADEPTDPLFQDAEIHAGESQMAVSDQALSETTEGVDHADDAGFDNADRSEDDDSRDDVTTFEHGFEAAHEPAENDQAGHEDRKSDGQHHDPEQNDAEEDGVEQLGGDAMEDVPQRTSRPRRHYKIQEVIKRRQVLLVQVVKEERGNKGAALTTYLSLAGRYSVLMPNTARGGGISRKITDAEDRKRLKAIAQELEVPEGMGIILRTAGAARGMPEVKRDFEYLMRMWETVRETTLKSSAPTLVYEEGSLIKRSIRDLYGKEVDEVIVAGDEGYREAREFMRLLMPTHTKNVIAYRDPQPIFAKSGVEAQLDAMFSNQVVLRSGGYLVINQTEALVAIDVNSGRSTREHNIEDTALRTNLEAADEIARQLRLRDLAGLIVVDFIDMEEGRNDRAVERRIKDALKNDRARIQIGRISHFGLLEMSRQRMRTGVLEGSTVMCPHCAGSGTVRSVSSIALHVLRLLEDSLIKSAAYNLVVRTRPDVALYILNQKRANLLDLEARFGVCINVFSDPLMNGTVYHAIDRGAEATPPQLLSFRPDVSHAASAIDALVQEEDDLDAAAEEFEEVETETGSEAQPVQARDGQTGERSEGEGDGSRRRKRRRRRRGRDNQSQFATSEGEQQGGEAGLDETDGTDEEAGELAFEGRESDDIAVTVDRSTGDHEVENVADVTADPIVAETTTDVSVLSLADADQPVSASIEPATAEPAVLADTVSDEAGTAEAAPVEAPRRRRPRRPTRSAEAAAASVADLDMGSPAASLDAATDPVDEVVAPARRPRRSRARVAEAVTEVSADLSRPSADRDVGADTAEHHPAQVTTSREQPELPLSNASPTVPAPATTLETVAEAPTPHADPSEPVATEAEAEVVDPDRPKRSGWWQRAKATFTTGS encoded by the coding sequence ATGGCCAATAAAATGATCATCGACGCCGCACACCCGGAGGAAACCCGGGTCGTGGTGCTGCGCGGCAATCGGGTCGAGGAATTCGATTTCGAAGCCGCCAATAAGAAGCAGTTGCGCGGCAACATTTATCTCGCGAAGGTCACGCGCGTTGAACCGTCCTTGCAGGCCGCCTTCATCGAATATGGCGGCAACCGCCACGGCTTTCTGGCCTTTTCGGAAATCCACCCCGATTATTACCAGATCCCCGTCGCCGATCGACAGGCGCTTCTCGACGAAGAAGCCCGCTCGCACGAGGACGAGGAAGACGACACCCGCTCGCCCAGCGCAAACAATAGCGGTAACGGCAACGGCAATGGTGGCCATCGGCGCAGCCGGCGGCATCGTCGCGGCGATCGCCCGGCTTCGGCCGAGAAGCGCGCCAACCCCAACGGCGAATCGATTTCGAGCGATGCGATCGGCAGCGATCTGGTCTCGTCCGATCCGACGATGGCGGCCGACGGCCAGGACGAAACCGGCCTTGAGCGAGGCGGCCTCAATCAGGCGGCGGGTTCCGAGGACCCGAGCGCGGCTGACTTCCTCGCTATCCAGGCTGATGAGCCGACCGACCCCCTCTTTCAGGATGCGGAGATCCACGCTGGCGAGTCGCAAATGGCAGTGTCGGATCAGGCTTTGTCCGAGACGACCGAGGGTGTCGACCATGCCGACGATGCCGGCTTCGACAATGCCGACCGCAGCGAGGACGACGACTCGCGCGACGATGTGACGACCTTCGAGCATGGCTTTGAGGCCGCGCACGAGCCGGCGGAGAATGACCAGGCCGGCCACGAGGACCGCAAGAGCGACGGCCAGCATCACGACCCCGAGCAGAATGACGCCGAAGAAGATGGCGTCGAGCAGCTGGGCGGAGACGCCATGGAAGACGTGCCGCAGCGCACGTCACGCCCGCGCCGCCATTACAAGATCCAGGAAGTGATCAAGCGCCGCCAGGTTCTGCTGGTTCAGGTCGTCAAGGAGGAGCGCGGCAACAAGGGCGCGGCGCTGACGACCTATCTGTCGCTCGCCGGTCGCTATTCGGTGCTGATGCCGAACACGGCGCGTGGCGGTGGCATCTCGCGCAAGATCACCGATGCGGAAGATCGCAAGCGCCTGAAGGCGATCGCGCAGGAATTGGAAGTGCCGGAAGGCATGGGCATCATCCTGCGGACGGCCGGTGCCGCTCGCGGTATGCCCGAGGTGAAGCGTGACTTCGAATATCTGATGCGGATGTGGGAGACGGTGCGCGAGACGACGCTGAAATCATCCGCTCCGACGCTCGTTTACGAGGAAGGCTCGCTGATCAAACGGTCGATCCGCGATCTCTACGGCAAGGAAGTCGACGAGGTGATCGTGGCCGGCGACGAGGGCTATCGCGAAGCCCGCGAATTCATGCGCCTGCTGATGCCGACCCACACCAAGAACGTGATCGCCTACCGCGACCCGCAGCCGATCTTCGCCAAATCCGGCGTCGAGGCGCAACTCGACGCGATGTTCTCGAACCAGGTGGTGCTCCGCTCGGGCGGCTATCTGGTGATCAACCAAACCGAAGCGCTCGTTGCGATCGACGTGAACTCGGGTCGGTCGACCCGCGAACATAACATCGAGGATACGGCGCTCCGCACCAATCTCGAAGCCGCCGACGAAATCGCGCGCCAGTTGCGACTGCGCGATCTCGCCGGCCTGATCGTGGTCGATTTCATCGACATGGAAGAAGGGCGTAACGATCGCGCCGTCGAGCGGCGCATCAAGGACGCCCTGAAGAACGATCGCGCCCGCATCCAGATCGGCCGCATCTCACACTTCGGTCTGCTCGAGATGTCGCGTCAGCGCATGCGGACCGGCGTGCTTGAAGGGTCGACCGTCATGTGCCCGCATTGCGCCGGCTCCGGCACGGTTCGGTCGGTGTCGTCGATCGCGCTGCACGTGCTGCGTCTGCTTGAAGATTCGCTCATCAAGTCGGCCGCCTACAACCTCGTGGTTCGCACCCGGCCCGACGTTGCGCTCTACATCCTCAATCAGAAGCGCGCCAACCTGCTCGATCTCGAGGCCCGGTTCGGTGTCTGTATCAACGTCTTCTCCGATCCGCTGATGAACGGCACGGTCTATCATGCGATCGATCGGGGGGCCGAAGCGACGCCGCCGCAATTGCTGAGCTTCCGGCCGGATGTGAGCCACGCGGCTTCCGCCATCGATGCTCTGGTGCAAGAAGAAGACGACCTCGACGCCGCCGCTGAGGAATTTGAAGAGGTCGAGACCGAAACCGGCTCCGAGGCCCAACCTGTCCAGGCTCGCGACGGCCAGACTGGCGAGCGCAGCGAAGGTGAGGGCGATGGATCGCGCCGCCGCAAGCGTCGTCGGCGTCGGCGTGGGCGTGACAATCAGAGCCAGTTCGCGACATCCGAGGGTGAACAGCAAGGTGGCGAAGCCGGTCTCGACGAGACAGACGGCACGGACGAAGAGGCTGGCGAACTCGCCTTCGAGGGTCGCGAGAGCGACGATATCGCCGTTACGGTCGATCGCAGCACCGGCGATCACGAGGTCGAAAATGTAGCGGACGTCACGGCCGACCCGATCGTCGCCGAAACGACGACCGACGTTTCTGTTCTGTCGTTGGCCGACGCGGATCAGCCCGTCTCTGCCTCTATCGAACCTGCAACCGCCGAACCTGCGGTGCTTGCCGACACCGTATCGGACGAAGCTGGGACAGCGGAGGCCGCACCGGTCGAAGCGCCGCGCCGCCGTCGCCCGCGCCGCCCAACCCGCAGCGCGGAGGCGGCAGCCGCCAGCGTGGCCGATCTCGACATGGGATCCCCTGCGGCGAGCCTCGATGCCGCCACCGACCCGGTCGATGAGGTGGTCGCGCCAGCCCGGCGTCCCCGCCGGTCACGTGCGCGGGTCGCCGAGGCCGTGACGGAGGTGTCGGCAGATCTCAGCCGCCCGTCCGCCGACCGTGATGTCGGTGCGGATACGGCCGAGCACCACCCAGCACAGGTGACCACGTCGCGCGAGCAGCCGGAATTGCCGTTGAGCAACGCGTCTCCGACGGTGCCCGCACCTGCGACCACGCTCGAGACTGTCGCCGAGGCGCCCACGCCTCATGCTGACCCGAGCGAGCCGGTTGCAACCGAAGCTGAGGCCGAGGTTGTCGACCCGGACCGGCCGAAGCGGTCAGGCTGGTGGCAGCGCGCCAAAGCGACCTTCACGACAGGGTCGTGA
- a CDS encoding pyridoxal phosphate-dependent aminotransferase: MTNQPRQKPYRLNASKRSQITSFLAMDVFSAAGLRERAGESILHLEVGEPGGVAPERIRQAAIRALEAGRIGYTEALGLPALRARIAQHYHDTYGVEVTPNRVAVTTGSSGGFILSFLALFDVGARVAIAAPGYPAYRNILEALGIEVVSLETTVASRHVVAADMLARAHAEKPLDGVLLMSPGNPSGTMMTTDDLRDVAAFCDGAGVAFISDEIYHGLTYERAADTALAFSDDAIVVNSFSKYYCMTGWRVGWLILPEALVRPVERLQQSLSISVPTLSQIAAIAAFDATAELDLIKQTYATSRAHLLDALPRIGLGDFHPVDGAFYVYVDVGRFTNDSVAFCNRMLAETGVAATPGIDFDRDRGHRTMRLSFAGAPSDVQQAVTRLGDWLKP; the protein is encoded by the coding sequence ATGACAAACCAGCCTCGCCAAAAGCCGTATCGCCTCAACGCATCCAAGCGGAGCCAAATTACCTCGTTTCTGGCCATGGATGTCTTTAGCGCGGCCGGGTTGCGCGAGCGAGCAGGAGAAAGCATCCTGCATCTCGAGGTCGGCGAACCCGGTGGCGTTGCGCCCGAGCGCATTCGTCAGGCGGCGATCCGGGCGCTGGAGGCCGGCCGTATCGGCTACACCGAAGCGCTCGGACTTCCGGCGCTCCGGGCGCGGATCGCGCAACACTATCACGACACTTATGGGGTCGAGGTTACGCCGAACCGCGTCGCCGTCACCACCGGTTCCTCAGGCGGGTTCATCCTGTCGTTCCTGGCTCTCTTCGATGTCGGGGCGCGGGTCGCGATCGCTGCGCCGGGCTACCCGGCCTATCGCAACATCCTTGAGGCGCTCGGTATCGAGGTGGTGTCCCTGGAGACGACCGTCGCGAGCCGCCACGTCGTCGCGGCGGATATGCTGGCTCGCGCGCATGCGGAAAAACCGCTGGATGGCGTGTTGCTGATGAGCCCCGGCAACCCGAGCGGCACGATGATGACGACGGATGACCTCAGAGACGTCGCCGCGTTCTGCGATGGGGCCGGCGTGGCGTTCATTTCTGACGAAATCTACCACGGACTGACTTACGAGCGCGCTGCCGACACGGCTCTCGCCTTCTCCGACGACGCCATCGTGGTGAACTCCTTTTCGAAATATTACTGCATGACGGGCTGGCGCGTCGGTTGGTTGATCCTGCCCGAGGCGCTCGTTCGTCCGGTCGAGCGCCTTCAGCAGAGCCTCTCGATCTCGGTCCCGACCTTGAGCCAGATCGCGGCCATCGCGGCCTTCGACGCCACGGCTGAACTCGATCTCATCAAGCAGACCTATGCGACCAGCCGGGCTCATCTGCTCGACGCTTTGCCGCGGATCGGGCTCGGAGATTTTCATCCCGTCGACGGCGCTTTCTACGTCTATGTCGATGTCGGCCGGTTCACCAACGACTCGGTCGCCTTCTGCAACCGGATGCTGGCCGAGACAGGCGTGGCCGCGACGCCCGGCATCGATTTCGATCGCGACCGTGGTCATCGCACGATGCGGCTGTCCTTTGCGGGCGCGCCGAGTGACGTTCAGCAGGCGGTCACGAGACTGGGCGATTGGCTGAAGCCCTAA
- a CDS encoding lysophospholipid acyltransferase family protein, protein MNTADRIDWTLHLAMSKMPISLCSSLGARLGFAMGKRKHPLEHQRAVALFRRLRPDLAADPGAYDAMADRLWANIGRTFAEFAVSHRILRSGRVTIDNRDRLDATLSAGRPIVAIFPHLGNWELTEMQIGFYAPHRGAVIVAPPASAARAAIAHRVRSQAPAELLPTSRTVWRKAMERLRRPDGILMVAVDDYANGRVGAPAFGAPPRLDGNLAKAVRLAMMHDAIIMPFHNERVAGSRFMTRILPTFMLDGSADDAGAVLAGIQQIDAVMTEPILRLLDQWYMAISYPQPTPS, encoded by the coding sequence GTGAACACCGCCGATCGCATCGATTGGACGCTTCATCTCGCGATGAGCAAGATGCCGATCAGCCTTTGTTCGAGCCTCGGCGCGAGGCTGGGCTTCGCGATGGGCAAACGCAAACACCCGCTTGAACATCAACGGGCCGTAGCGCTTTTTCGGCGTCTCCGGCCCGATCTAGCGGCAGACCCCGGTGCCTATGATGCCATGGCGGACCGCCTGTGGGCCAATATCGGCCGCACCTTCGCCGAATTTGCGGTCAGTCATCGCATCCTCCGGAGCGGGCGCGTGACGATCGACAATCGCGACCGGCTCGATGCCACGCTTTCGGCCGGGAGGCCCATCGTCGCCATCTTTCCCCATCTGGGCAACTGGGAGCTGACCGAGATGCAGATCGGCTTCTATGCCCCTCACCGCGGCGCCGTGATCGTCGCGCCGCCCGCCAGCGCGGCTCGCGCCGCGATCGCGCATCGGGTCCGAAGCCAGGCTCCGGCGGAACTCCTGCCAACGTCACGCACCGTCTGGCGCAAAGCGATGGAGCGGCTTCGTCGGCCGGATGGCATTCTGATGGTGGCGGTCGACGACTATGCGAATGGTCGGGTGGGAGCGCCCGCTTTTGGCGCGCCGCCCCGTCTCGACGGCAATCTCGCCAAGGCGGTACGCTTGGCCATGATGCACGATGCGATCATCATGCCGTTTCACAACGAGCGGGTGGCCGGCTCACGCTTCATGACCCGGATCCTGCCGACCTTCATGCTCGACGGTTCGGCCGACGATGCCGGAGCCGTCCTGGCCGGGATCCAGCAGATCGACGCAGTCATGACCGAGCCGATCCTTCGCCTGTTAGATCAATGGTATATGGCGATCTCTTACCCTCAGCCGACACCGTCTTGA
- the accC gene encoding acetyl-CoA carboxylase biotin carboxylase subunit yields the protein MFQKILIANRGEIALRILRAAKELGIATVAVHSTADAEAMHVKLADESVCIGPPAARDSYLNIPALLTACEITGADAIHPGYGFLSENARFADILAEHKIAFIGPKADHIRIMGDKIEAKRTAKALGIPCVPGSEGGITDDEEALQVAEEIGYPVLVKAASGGGGRGMKVARTKADLSDALAMARTEAKAAFGDDAVYLEKYLEKPRHIEIQVLGDGKGNAIHLGERDCSIQRRHQKLWEEGPSPALDDRQREDIGEIVAAAMRKLGYIGVGTVEFLYENGQFFFIEMNTRIQVEHPVTEMITGIDLVNEQIKIAAGLPLTIQQSDVRLSGHAIECRVNAENPENFRPSPGRISYYHPPGGLGVRVDSAVYQGYLIPPNYDSLVGKLVVHGRTRSEALMRLRRALDEFVIDGIETTLPLFRVLVRNADMQNGDYDIHWLEHFLADGGMSAQ from the coding sequence ATGTTCCAAAAGATCCTCATCGCCAATCGCGGCGAGATCGCCCTGCGCATTCTTCGGGCCGCCAAAGAACTCGGCATCGCCACCGTCGCGGTGCATTCGACAGCCGACGCCGAAGCCATGCATGTGAAGCTGGCCGACGAAAGCGTCTGTATCGGGCCGCCTGCAGCGCGCGACTCCTACCTCAACATCCCGGCCCTCCTGACCGCTTGTGAAATCACAGGCGCGGATGCGATCCATCCCGGCTACGGATTTCTGTCCGAGAATGCGCGATTTGCCGACATTCTGGCCGAACACAAGATCGCCTTCATCGGTCCAAAAGCCGACCACATCCGGATCATGGGCGACAAGATCGAGGCCAAGCGCACCGCCAAAGCGCTTGGCATCCCGTGCGTCCCTGGGTCGGAGGGGGGTATCACCGACGATGAGGAAGCCCTGCAGGTCGCAGAGGAGATCGGCTACCCGGTCTTGGTGAAGGCCGCATCGGGCGGCGGTGGCCGTGGCATGAAGGTCGCGCGCACCAAAGCGGACCTCAGTGACGCGCTTGCGATGGCGCGAACCGAAGCAAAGGCAGCTTTCGGCGATGATGCGGTCTATCTCGAGAAATATCTCGAAAAACCCCGTCACATCGAGATCCAGGTGCTCGGGGACGGCAAGGGCAACGCCATCCATCTCGGCGAGCGCGACTGCTCGATCCAGCGCCGTCATCAAAAGCTGTGGGAAGAGGGCCCCTCGCCCGCGCTTGATGATCGTCAGCGCGAGGACATTGGTGAGATCGTCGCGGCTGCGATGCGGAAGCTCGGCTATATCGGGGTCGGCACGGTCGAGTTTCTCTACGAGAACGGCCAGTTCTTCTTCATCGAGATGAACACGCGCATTCAGGTCGAACATCCGGTGACCGAAATGATCACTGGGATCGATCTTGTGAACGAGCAGATCAAGATCGCGGCCGGCTTACCGCTGACGATTCAGCAATCCGACGTGCGTCTGTCGGGTCATGCGATCGAATGCCGGGTCAATGCCGAGAACCCGGAAAACTTTCGGCCCTCGCCGGGGCGCATCAGCTATTATCACCCGCCCGGCGGTCTCGGTGTCCGGGTTGATAGCGCAGTCTACCAAGGCTATCTGATTCCGCCGAATTATGATTCGCTCGTCGGCAAGCTCGTGGTTCATGGCCGCACGCGAAGCGAGGCCCTGATGCGGTTGCGCCGCGCGCTTGACGAGTTCGTGATCGATGGCATCGAAACAACATTACCGCTGTTTCGCGTTCTCGTGCGGAATGCTGATATGCAAAACGGCGATTATGACATTCACTGGCTCGAGCATTTCCTGGCCGATGGGGGCATGTCGGCGCAATAA
- the accB gene encoding acetyl-CoA carboxylase biotin carboxyl carrier protein has protein sequence MRQLAHLISESDLAELEVEKGDLRIRLVRYSPAPASHQHAISAPVATTTTIPVAAALSPAAVVPALSPSDADHPGAVKSPMVGTAYRRASPDSKAFVEIGSVVKAGEKLLLVEAMKTFNEIVAPRAGTVTAIFIDDGQPVEYGEPLLVIE, from the coding sequence ATGCGGCAGCTCGCGCATCTGATCAGCGAAAGCGATCTCGCCGAACTGGAAGTCGAAAAGGGCGACCTTCGAATTCGCCTCGTCCGCTACTCGCCGGCCCCCGCCTCGCATCAGCATGCGATTTCCGCCCCCGTTGCGACCACGACCACCATTCCAGTGGCGGCCGCCCTGTCTCCAGCGGCTGTGGTGCCGGCTTTGTCGCCCAGCGACGCGGATCATCCAGGCGCCGTCAAATCCCCGATGGTCGGCACCGCCTATCGCCGCGCAAGCCCGGACAGCAAAGCCTTCGTCGAGATCGGCTCCGTCGTGAAAGCGGGCGAAAAGCTATTGCTGGTCGAGGCGATGAAGACGTTCAACGAAATCGTTGCGCCGCGCGCCGGAACCGTGACCGCGATCTTCATCGATGACGGGCAGCCGGTCGAATATGGCGAACCTCTCCTCGTGATCGAGTAA
- the aroQ gene encoding type II 3-dehydroquinate dehydratase, whose translation MTTVFVLNGPNLNLLGTREPSIYGTDTLASIESDLRAQALPHGVDIVFRQSNHEGDLVDWIQEAGQAGNPVILNAGALTHTSIALHDAIKAVAASVVEVHLSNTHRREPFRHHSFVSPVATGVIMGFGARSYTLALESILSSNVKSNS comes from the coding sequence ATGACGACCGTCTTCGTCCTGAACGGGCCGAACCTCAATCTTCTCGGCACGCGCGAACCTTCGATCTACGGGACCGATACGCTGGCGAGTATCGAGAGCGACCTACGGGCTCAGGCGCTTCCGCACGGCGTCGACATCGTCTTTCGTCAATCCAACCACGAGGGCGATCTTGTCGACTGGATTCAAGAGGCCGGTCAGGCGGGTAACCCCGTTATTCTGAACGCCGGAGCCTTGACCCACACGTCAATTGCGCTGCATGACGCCATAAAAGCGGTTGCGGCGAGTGTGGTGGAGGTTCATCTCTCCAATACGCATCGGCGTGAACCGTTCCGGCATCATTCTTTCGTCTCCCCCGTAGCCACAGGCGTCATCATGGGTTTCGGCGCGCGCTCTTATACGCTCGCGCTCGAGTCCATCCTGTCGTCGAACGTCAAGAGCAACTCATGA